Proteins co-encoded in one Listeria ivanovii subsp. ivanovii genomic window:
- a CDS encoding SpaA isopeptide-forming pilin-related protein, with protein sequence MRKFTQWKKILIAAVIGLLVFQNVSPVLATITEDEPAQASLKITKEDKETNEKVNGSTFEIKNKATGETKALSIQADGVGTEDSLSAGDYVVKEKTAAPGYTLDKEEYNVILTNKEEVVTSVSAKEATTANEGQTTKEEQTTAPEKKSVASNNLKAAITDNIFKEVVLKDGTGMEIKTSNRIQNGSGVVLDMNFGFTGKNYKAGDTYTTVLPDAFNFGNKNLSGNFLPSTEAEWSLNVTTRELTITFLKDGVQEGDYDISISTAFKVFTASEETVQDVVFKTAGKDTVYQIEVVPVVTYPTTVSVKATPGVVNPNKVSVDAKFNLTKETDAKGELKLSDYSSGGTTTIDRSSIKVYSSSVSAGGTFIGTKKELTEGTDYTLTYTTTGLTVTLNGGLAGKGYQVTYDRTINQPSTSLSYVSTQAQTTGDSGILSSNSAYVYLTMTNYKHIEKKATYNGSTQSIDWTINFNYDQDELSPSTVLTDVLADNDVEYVGDSLKITPVTFNATTGAPIIGTTDASGDWETSAISANGNFDLTYKDTNTNAYQITYSTKITDFSDRKIKNEITDENGVSADATIAIQPDLLKKEAGSIDYFNNTMTWKITANADRITMTNLNITDEFSTGVKSLASYDVYAYTDNTNRVLLTEGVDYTINKDITPKGFYIQLIGDYKVTNKRIVVDMVTNIDLNDVTKTIDNKASISYYDGGVIKYVDEVSASMTPNSSIMTNGGKYGSYNSTTGNIDWIVSVNAMSKDYENLIFDDDIPTGLSYVEGSLKYRNVASSTELLNLYVPLNSTGTLAASGDDNYPTKVETTSQKLHLEFANMGTSRVFIKYSTKPDDNWYFYKYVTNTAKVSDNGVGEKSYTYQAYASHVYSAITKTGSIDPAYDNKVNWTVELANIAPNRPVENPTILDTLTTGATGAQVVKSSFKVVNSSTGETIDSKYYDITYTDNNFTIQFKDYTATAPIKVTYSTVSLMSGIITNKATAASNDYGALPATYKSASRSVAPAFTIGSGSGMATVGSLEVTKVDQADNTKKLDGAKFQLYTLDGETAGQEGITNSEGKVLFDGLQSGKYKLVETEAPVGYAISDEYKNGKEVTVGADGTVASYTVENAQANGSVVLTKLDSKSRSNLEGAEFELQTKQGASLKTNGVTGVNGQLRIDDLAPGDYQLVEVKAPTGYKLDATPVEFTIEFNQQEPIQVTKVNTMNKGSVILTKIDGQTKAPLADATFKLVDEDNNVTENLITDKDGKLELTDLAPGDYQLIETKAPVGYELDTVPVDVKIIFDQQTKAQVTKTNTKKVVSGSITVEFIDTKGNKLAEQEIHTGVVGENYKIDAKEIKNYELVKDASNKIGAYKETPQNITFVYDKTKQPIKVDPVDPTKPSNPTTSDKPAAKVETSVNLPSTGDEFPYEVIFTGFLVSAFALFLLRKTRKHTNKI encoded by the coding sequence GTGAGAAAATTTACTCAATGGAAAAAAATACTTATTGCAGCAGTTATCGGGCTACTGGTGTTCCAAAATGTTTCGCCAGTCCTAGCAACGATAACGGAAGATGAGCCAGCACAAGCAAGCTTGAAAATAACTAAAGAAGATAAAGAGACGAATGAAAAAGTGAATGGTTCTACTTTCGAAATTAAAAATAAAGCAACGGGAGAAACCAAAGCACTTTCTATACAGGCGGACGGGGTCGGTACAGAAGATTCACTTTCAGCTGGGGATTATGTTGTGAAGGAAAAAACTGCAGCACCAGGTTATACTTTAGATAAAGAAGAGTATAATGTAATTCTGACTAACAAAGAAGAAGTGGTGACATCCGTTTCCGCTAAAGAAGCCACTACAGCGAATGAAGGGCAGACAACAAAAGAAGAACAAACAACAGCACCTGAGAAAAAATCAGTTGCTAGCAATAATTTAAAAGCAGCGATTACAGATAATATTTTTAAAGAAGTAGTTCTAAAAGATGGAACTGGAATGGAAATTAAAACTTCTAATCGAATCCAAAATGGTAGTGGTGTTGTTTTAGATATGAATTTTGGATTTACTGGAAAAAATTATAAAGCAGGGGATACATATACTACTGTTTTACCAGATGCTTTTAACTTTGGGAATAAAAACCTAAGTGGAAATTTCTTACCTTCCACAGAAGCAGAATGGAGTTTAAATGTAACTACGCGTGAATTAACCATTACTTTCTTAAAAGATGGTGTTCAAGAAGGCGATTATGATATTAGCATTAGTACTGCTTTTAAAGTATTTACTGCATCCGAGGAAACTGTGCAAGATGTTGTCTTTAAAACGGCAGGAAAAGATACCGTTTACCAAATTGAGGTAGTACCTGTAGTTACTTATCCGACAACAGTTAGTGTGAAAGCAACCCCAGGAGTAGTTAATCCTAATAAAGTTAGTGTTGATGCGAAATTCAACTTAACGAAAGAAACAGACGCAAAGGGTGAATTGAAATTATCTGATTACTCATCTGGTGGTACAACAACAATTGATCGATCCAGTATAAAAGTTTATTCTAGTAGTGTCAGTGCTGGTGGAACATTTATCGGAACGAAAAAAGAACTAACAGAAGGAACAGATTATACGTTAACTTATACGACGACAGGTTTAACCGTCACACTGAATGGTGGCCTAGCAGGAAAAGGTTATCAAGTAACCTATGACCGAACAATTAACCAACCAAGTACTTCCTTATCCTATGTTTCCACACAAGCACAAACGACAGGAGATTCAGGTATTCTATCTAGCAATTCCGCCTATGTTTACTTGACGATGACCAACTACAAGCATATAGAGAAAAAAGCGACTTATAATGGCTCTACCCAAAGTATTGACTGGACCATTAATTTCAACTATGACCAAGATGAATTATCTCCATCTACTGTTCTTACAGATGTTTTAGCAGATAATGATGTGGAATATGTGGGTGACTCTCTTAAAATAACCCCCGTAACATTTAATGCAACCACAGGAGCACCGATTATTGGAACAACAGATGCGTCAGGTGACTGGGAGACATCCGCCATATCAGCCAATGGGAACTTTGATTTAACGTATAAAGATACTAATACCAATGCTTATCAAATTACCTATTCTACTAAAATAACAGACTTTAGTGATCGTAAAATTAAAAATGAAATTACAGATGAAAATGGTGTGTCTGCTGATGCAACCATTGCGATTCAACCTGATTTACTGAAAAAAGAAGCAGGGAGTATCGATTACTTTAATAACACGATGACATGGAAGATTACAGCGAATGCAGATAGAATCACTATGACTAATCTTAATATTACAGATGAATTTTCTACTGGGGTAAAAAGTTTAGCTAGTTATGATGTTTATGCCTATACAGACAATACAAATCGCGTTTTACTAACGGAAGGTGTAGATTATACAATTAATAAAGATATAACGCCAAAAGGCTTCTACATTCAGCTTATTGGAGATTATAAAGTAACCAATAAAAGAATTGTAGTAGATATGGTAACCAATATCGATTTAAATGATGTAACGAAAACAATTGATAACAAAGCATCAATTTCGTACTATGATGGTGGCGTAATCAAATATGTCGACGAAGTAAGTGCTTCGATGACACCAAATTCAAGTATTATGACAAATGGTGGCAAATATGGTTCTTATAATTCAACAACAGGAAATATTGATTGGATTGTTTCTGTCAATGCGATGTCTAAAGACTATGAGAATTTAATTTTTGATGATGATATTCCAACTGGATTATCTTATGTCGAAGGTTCGTTAAAGTACCGAAATGTTGCTTCGTCAACTGAACTATTAAATTTATATGTTCCTTTAAATTCCACTGGGACATTAGCTGCTTCTGGTGACGACAATTATCCAACAAAAGTGGAGACAACTAGTCAAAAACTACATTTAGAATTTGCTAATATGGGGACATCACGTGTCTTTATTAAATATAGTACAAAACCGGATGATAATTGGTATTTTTACAAATATGTAACGAATACGGCCAAGGTTTCTGATAATGGTGTAGGTGAAAAAAGCTACACTTATCAAGCATATGCAAGTCATGTTTATAGCGCAATTACAAAAACAGGTAGTATTGACCCAGCTTATGATAATAAAGTTAACTGGACAGTAGAGCTAGCAAATATTGCTCCAAATCGTCCTGTAGAAAATCCGACTATTTTAGATACGCTAACAACTGGAGCTACAGGCGCCCAAGTTGTAAAAAGTAGTTTTAAAGTAGTTAATAGTTCGACTGGCGAGACAATTGATTCTAAATATTACGATATTACGTATACAGATAACAATTTTACGATTCAATTTAAGGACTATACAGCGACAGCTCCAATCAAAGTAACTTATAGCACTGTTAGTTTGATGTCAGGAATTATTACCAATAAAGCGACTGCTGCATCCAATGATTATGGCGCTTTACCAGCAACCTATAAATCAGCTAGCAGATCTGTTGCACCAGCATTTACCATTGGGAGTGGCAGTGGAATGGCAACAGTCGGCTCACTCGAAGTTACCAAAGTAGACCAAGCGGATAATACGAAAAAATTAGATGGTGCTAAATTTCAACTCTATACGCTTGATGGCGAAACGGCTGGGCAGGAAGGCATAACCAATTCAGAAGGGAAAGTTCTCTTTGATGGACTTCAATCTGGAAAATATAAATTAGTGGAAACCGAGGCACCAGTTGGTTACGCAATTAGTGATGAATACAAAAATGGAAAAGAAGTAACCGTTGGAGCAGACGGTACAGTTGCAAGCTACACTGTCGAAAATGCTCAAGCAAATGGCAGTGTTGTTTTAACAAAATTAGATAGCAAATCAAGAAGTAACTTAGAAGGTGCAGAGTTTGAATTACAAACAAAACAAGGTGCAAGCTTAAAAACAAATGGTGTCACTGGAGTAAACGGTCAATTAAGAATAGATGATTTAGCACCAGGAGATTATCAATTAGTGGAAGTAAAAGCACCAACAGGGTACAAATTAGATGCAACCCCAGTCGAATTCACGATTGAATTTAACCAACAAGAACCAATTCAAGTAACGAAAGTAAATACAATGAATAAAGGTTCTGTTATTTTAACTAAAATAGATGGTCAAACCAAGGCGCCTCTTGCTGATGCGACGTTTAAATTAGTTGATGAAGATAATAACGTTACTGAAAACCTAATAACAGATAAGGACGGGAAACTTGAATTGACGGATTTGGCACCAGGAGATTACCAATTAATCGAAACGAAAGCACCAGTTGGTTATGAACTAGACACCGTTCCTGTAGACGTCAAAATCATTTTTGATCAGCAAACGAAAGCCCAAGTAACTAAAACCAATACGAAAAAAGTGGTTAGTGGTTCTATCACAGTGGAATTTATTGATACAAAAGGAAACAAACTAGCAGAACAAGAAATTCATACAGGCGTAGTTGGCGAGAACTATAAAATTGATGCAAAAGAAATTAAAAACTACGAACTTGTAAAAGATGCTAGCAACAAGATTGGCGCATATAAAGAAACACCGCAAAATATTACATTTGTTTATGACAAAACAAAACAACCAATCAAGGTCGATCCAGTAGACCCAACAAAACCAAGCAATCCAACAACCTCAGACAAACCTGCTGCAAAAGTGGAAACATCGGTAAATCTTCCTTCTACTGGAGATGAATTCCCGTATGAAGTTATTTTTACGGGATTCCTTGTCAGTGCATTCGCTCTCTTCCTACTAAGAAAAACGAGAAAGCACACAAATAAAATATAA
- a CDS encoding siphovirus Gp157 family protein: protein MKLYELTDNYLRVQELLEENRTEALEDTLDAITDGFHDKAENVAKIVKSLMADAEMAGMESKRLLKRKQTLENNAWKLKAYLQLEMERLEIKKINSTLFTIQIQKNPASVEVTDETLLKPFFLLQEPKIDKKRIAELLKSGNEVEGAILVESESLRIR from the coding sequence ATGAAATTATATGAGCTAACTGATAATTATTTACGTGTGCAAGAACTTTTAGAAGAAAATAGAACTGAGGCACTAGAAGATACACTAGATGCGATTACAGATGGTTTTCATGATAAAGCGGAGAATGTTGCTAAAATAGTTAAGTCGTTAATGGCGGACGCTGAAATGGCTGGAATGGAGAGCAAACGATTACTAAAGCGTAAACAAACTTTAGAGAATAATGCTTGGAAGCTAAAAGCATATTTGCAATTGGAGATGGAAAGACTAGAAATTAAGAAAATTAATAGTACTCTCTTTACTATTCAAATTCAGAAAAATCCAGCTAGCGTAGAAGTCACGGATGAAACTTTGCTTAAGCCGTTCTTTTTATTACAAGAACCCAAAATCGATAAAAAGCGGATTGCTGAATTACTCAAGTCAGGAAATGAAGTTGAGGGGGCAATATTGGTAGAAAGTGAATCACTTCGGATACGATAA
- the srtB gene encoding class B sortase, whose product MKSKSFLGKSVTLIVLAVFLFSGWKIGSELYENKHNRSILDDAKAVYTEQVTTTNVTGEVRDELKSLQQLNKDMAGWLTLDDTEIDYPILQSTDNDYYLHHNYKNEQARAGSIFKDYRNTNEFLDKNTIIYGHNMKDGSMFADLRKYLDKDFLAEHPTFTYESALQNYQVEIFAIYETTTDFYYIETEFPDKLDFEKYLQKVKQQSIYQSNVEVTEADRIITLSTCDTEKDYEKGRMVIQGKLVAN is encoded by the coding sequence ATGAAATCAAAATCGTTTTTAGGGAAAAGTGTTACGTTGATTGTATTAGCTGTTTTTCTTTTTTCGGGTTGGAAAATTGGATCTGAACTATATGAAAACAAGCATAATCGTTCCATTTTAGATGATGCAAAAGCTGTTTATACAGAACAAGTAACTACTACTAATGTAACTGGGGAAGTGAGAGATGAACTTAAGTCCTTGCAGCAGCTTAATAAAGATATGGCTGGTTGGTTAACTTTGGATGATACAGAAATAGATTACCCTATTTTACAAAGTACAGATAATGACTATTATTTACACCATAATTATAAGAATGAGCAAGCGAGGGCAGGTAGTATTTTTAAGGATTATCGCAATACAAATGAATTCTTAGATAAAAATACCATAATATACGGGCATAATATGAAAGACGGTTCCATGTTTGCTGATTTGAGGAAGTATTTAGATAAAGATTTTTTAGCAGAACATCCAACTTTTACTTATGAATCGGCACTCCAAAATTATCAGGTAGAAATTTTTGCTATCTATGAAACGACAACAGACTTCTATTATATAGAAACAGAATTTCCAGATAAACTAGATTTTGAAAAATATTTACAAAAAGTGAAACAACAATCAATCTATCAATCCAACGTCGAAGTAACTGAAGCTGATCGAATTATTACACTTTCTACTTGTGATACAGAGAAAGATTATGAAAAAGGACGCATGGTTATTCAAGGGAAGTTAGTAGCAAACTGA
- a CDS encoding ABC transporter ATP-binding protein, which yields MEVKDVSFSYNSAEPTLKNVSFTIQKNKITTIVGPNGSGKSTLLEILARLLEPDTGEVLLEGKSIFEWKAKKFAQNVAIVHQNNILPSELTVKKLLYFGRLPYKNWRITRTKEDDLAVESALIQTELVEKADKLVESLSGGERQRVFVATALVQETPILLLDEPTTFLDMYYQLEILELIKRLNKDENLTIVMILHDLNQALAYSDQLIVMKDGAVVAKGESKELLTTELIAETYGVYANIVEDGNQGTYIVPKRRKEF from the coding sequence ATGGAAGTAAAGGACGTTAGTTTTAGCTATAATTCTGCAGAACCTACTCTAAAAAATGTCTCATTTACGATCCAAAAAAATAAAATCACTACCATTGTTGGGCCAAATGGTAGTGGGAAGTCAACCTTGTTAGAAATACTTGCTCGACTACTTGAACCTGATACGGGAGAAGTTTTATTAGAAGGAAAATCAATTTTTGAGTGGAAAGCCAAAAAATTTGCTCAAAATGTGGCGATTGTACATCAAAATAATATTTTGCCAAGTGAGTTGACAGTAAAGAAATTGCTTTATTTTGGGAGGCTTCCTTATAAAAACTGGCGAATCACTAGAACTAAAGAAGACGATTTGGCAGTCGAATCAGCATTAATTCAAACAGAGCTAGTTGAAAAAGCAGATAAACTGGTGGAAAGTCTTTCAGGTGGGGAGCGACAACGGGTTTTTGTTGCTACTGCCTTAGTTCAGGAAACACCCATTTTGCTGTTAGATGAACCTACCACATTTCTTGATATGTACTACCAACTTGAAATCTTAGAGTTGATAAAAAGGTTAAACAAGGACGAGAATTTAACGATTGTGATGATTTTACATGATTTAAACCAAGCGCTAGCGTATAGCGACCAATTGATTGTGATGAAAGACGGTGCGGTAGTTGCAAAAGGAGAATCTAAAGAACTTTTAACAACAGAGCTAATTGCTGAAACATACGGAGTTTATGCCAATATTGTAGAAGATGGGAATCAAGGTACGTACATTGTTCCAAAAAGGCGAAAGGAGTTTTGA
- a CDS encoding FecCD family ABC transporter permease, which translates to MTIKQKSYFGIVAVLLIGTFLWAIQAGSLSVSIPEFIKGLFTGGNETVEVIIDLRFPRIILALLAGAALSVSGLLLQAVMRNPLADAGVIGISAGAKFFSFVILLFLPELYFWLPLFSFIGGALACFLVFFFSYRSDFNPLRFIIIGIAINAVFTGLSDALSSQVALISSQTASNAASLAMKKWSDVETLFIYVALGLICAWVLAKWCNVLGLENKMARGFGVPVNRTRIWLALIAVLLASITTAIVGVIAFVGLLVPHIARKLVGGNYQILVPFSILFGALLLLVADTIGRTLFEQMEIPASVIMLIIGGPFLIFLMRKGDFYGSKGR; encoded by the coding sequence ATGACAATTAAGCAAAAAAGTTATTTTGGGATAGTTGCAGTATTATTAATCGGGACATTTCTATGGGCGATACAAGCAGGGAGTTTATCAGTATCTATTCCAGAATTCATCAAAGGGCTTTTTACTGGTGGAAATGAGACGGTGGAAGTCATTATTGATTTGCGATTTCCTCGAATTATACTTGCTTTACTGGCGGGTGCTGCTTTATCCGTTTCTGGGTTATTACTTCAGGCTGTGATGCGCAATCCGCTTGCTGATGCAGGAGTAATTGGTATTTCCGCTGGGGCAAAGTTTTTTAGCTTTGTGATTCTTTTATTTTTACCGGAATTATATTTTTGGTTACCACTTTTTTCCTTTATTGGCGGAGCACTTGCTTGTTTTTTAGTGTTTTTCTTTAGTTATCGTTCTGACTTTAATCCGCTTCGTTTTATTATTATTGGTATTGCAATTAATGCAGTATTTACAGGCCTGAGTGATGCACTTTCTTCCCAGGTGGCGCTTATTTCTAGTCAAACAGCAAGTAATGCAGCGAGTTTGGCGATGAAAAAGTGGTCGGATGTAGAAACATTATTTATCTATGTTGCCCTTGGTCTGATTTGTGCATGGGTGCTTGCTAAATGGTGTAATGTATTAGGGCTTGAAAATAAAATGGCTCGTGGTTTTGGAGTCCCAGTAAACCGGACGAGAATCTGGTTAGCTCTAATTGCTGTGCTACTTGCTTCTATTACAACGGCTATCGTAGGTGTTATTGCTTTTGTTGGTTTACTCGTGCCGCATATTGCTAGAAAACTGGTTGGTGGGAATTATCAAATATTGGTTCCATTTTCGATTTTATTTGGGGCACTTTTACTCTTAGTAGCAGATACGATTGGCAGAACATTATTCGAGCAAATGGAAATTCCGGCTTCCGTGATTATGCTTATTATCGGTGGACCATTCTTAATCTTTTTAATGCGAAAGGGTGATTTTTATGGAAGTAAAGGACGTTAG
- the isdE gene encoding heme ABC transporter substrate-binding protein IsdE gives MKKIMLLCMALLLLLVGCGKEEAAEKQTETIEQTPKIVTTTVVITEIMDKLDLPLVGIPTSSKKMPERYAKVEETGSPMGPDLEIIRMLKPDVVLSTKTLEADLKSGFAGANLQTEFLDFTSLDSMQKEISKLGKEFDRDKEATKLNEDLSTKVNQVKKSVSKKEQPSVLILMGVPGSYLVVTEHAYIGDLVKIAGGKNIITNQKVEYLASNTEYLQNANPDIILRAAHGMPAEVVNMFNEEFKTNDIWKHFDAVKNNRVYDLDENLFGMTASLNAPAALQEMEKMLYDN, from the coding sequence ATGAAAAAAATAATGCTTTTATGTATGGCGTTACTGCTTTTGTTAGTAGGTTGTGGCAAGGAAGAGGCTGCTGAAAAACAAACGGAAACAATAGAGCAAACACCCAAAATTGTCACTACTACGGTCGTAATCACGGAAATTATGGATAAACTTGATTTACCGCTTGTTGGTATTCCTACAAGTTCCAAAAAAATGCCAGAGCGTTATGCAAAAGTGGAGGAAACTGGGTCGCCAATGGGGCCGGATTTAGAAATTATTCGGATGTTGAAGCCAGATGTTGTTCTTTCCACGAAAACACTCGAGGCTGATTTAAAATCAGGATTCGCAGGAGCTAATTTGCAAACAGAGTTTTTAGATTTTACTAGTTTAGACTCGATGCAAAAGGAGATTAGTAAACTTGGAAAAGAATTCGACCGAGACAAAGAAGCAACAAAATTAAATGAAGATTTATCAACCAAAGTAAATCAAGTGAAAAAAAGTGTTTCTAAAAAAGAACAACCCTCTGTCTTAATATTAATGGGAGTACCTGGTAGTTACTTAGTTGTGACGGAACATGCTTACATAGGTGATTTAGTGAAAATTGCTGGAGGAAAAAATATTATAACAAATCAAAAAGTAGAATATTTGGCTTCTAACACGGAATATTTACAGAATGCTAATCCAGATATTATTTTGCGTGCAGCTCATGGAATGCCAGCTGAGGTCGTAAACATGTTTAATGAAGAGTTTAAAACTAATGATATTTGGAAACATTTCGATGCGGTGAAAAATAATCGTGTCTATGACTTGGATGAAAATTTATTTGGAATGACAGCTAGTTTGAATGCGCCAGCTGCACTTCAAGAAATGGAAAAGATGCTTTATGACAATTAA
- a CDS encoding NEAT domain-containing protein, with amino-acid sequence MKKLWKKGLVPLLALTLIFQMIPGFSASAADSRLKDGGEYQVQVNFYKDNTGKTTKESSEADKYIDHTATIKVENGQPYMYLTITNSNFWQTMAVSKDGTRPAKPAQAEVYQGSYQDVQTVSIDATNNTRVEKFKLSSLDDIIYSYMHIKVDAISYDHWYQVDLTIDPSSLKVISEPAVTTPVTLSDGIYTIPFVAKKANDDTNSSMQNYFDNPAWLKVKNGKKTIAMTVNDNKTVTALKTQLAGALQDVKVISEDKDANTRIVEIEVEDLNQPLAAHVNYEAPFNGGVYKGKADFRYVFDTAKAVTASSYPGTDVTPPVIDPEKPTPPVTKPNPDPGITNPPVTTTPTKPVVVDPKNLLNKHTYSIDFDVFKDGTAETSMMESYVMKPAMIKVENNQPYVYLTLTNSSWIKTFQYKQNGVWKDMEVVSGDLNKNTRSVKYPVKDGTANTDVRTHVLIEDMPGFSYDHEYIVQVKLNAATIKDITGTDVTLKEPAKNDLLNTNNMSNNAGPKLPKPDFDDTKTVQKATTENKAEKNAKTSDTSSMAWYITLFVASFLYLAYRLKRKRIS; translated from the coding sequence ATGAAGAAACTATGGAAAAAAGGCTTAGTACCGCTACTCGCATTGACACTTATTTTTCAAATGATACCTGGATTTTCAGCTAGTGCAGCTGATTCAAGGCTAAAAGATGGCGGAGAATATCAGGTTCAAGTAAATTTTTATAAAGATAACACCGGGAAAACAACGAAAGAATCATCCGAGGCAGATAAATATATTGATCATACCGCTACAATCAAAGTGGAAAATGGTCAACCGTATATGTACTTAACCATTACAAATAGCAATTTCTGGCAAACAATGGCTGTTTCAAAAGATGGAACTCGTCCAGCGAAACCTGCACAAGCAGAAGTATATCAAGGTAGCTATCAAGATGTACAAACAGTTAGCATAGATGCAACAAATAACACACGTGTAGAGAAGTTCAAGCTAAGTTCGCTTGATGATATTATATACTCGTATATGCATATTAAAGTAGATGCAATTAGCTATGATCACTGGTATCAAGTGGATTTAACCATTGATCCAAGTAGCTTGAAAGTGATTTCTGAACCTGCTGTTACCACGCCTGTGACACTTTCAGACGGTATTTATACCATTCCTTTCGTAGCTAAAAAAGCGAATGATGACACTAATTCAAGCATGCAAAATTATTTTGACAATCCAGCATGGTTGAAAGTTAAAAATGGTAAGAAAACAATTGCAATGACAGTCAATGATAACAAGACTGTGACAGCTCTGAAAACACAATTAGCAGGAGCATTACAAGATGTAAAAGTTATTTCAGAAGATAAGGATGCAAATACAAGAATAGTGGAAATTGAAGTGGAAGATTTAAACCAACCACTTGCTGCACATGTTAATTATGAAGCGCCATTTAATGGTGGAGTTTATAAAGGAAAAGCAGATTTTCGTTATGTTTTTGATACAGCAAAGGCGGTTACAGCTAGTTCATATCCTGGAACGGATGTGACTCCACCTGTAATTGACCCAGAAAAACCAACTCCGCCAGTAACGAAACCTAATCCTGATCCAGGGATAACGAATCCGCCAGTTACAACCACGCCAACTAAACCAGTTGTAGTGGATCCTAAAAATCTATTAAATAAACATACGTATTCGATTGATTTTGATGTGTTTAAAGATGGGACCGCAGAAACTTCCATGATGGAAAGTTACGTGATGAAACCAGCCATGATTAAAGTGGAAAATAACCAGCCTTATGTATATTTAACTTTAACAAATAGTAGTTGGATCAAAACATTTCAATATAAACAAAATGGTGTTTGGAAAGATATGGAAGTAGTTTCTGGTGATTTAAATAAAAATACTAGAAGCGTAAAATATCCTGTAAAAGACGGAACAGCTAATACAGATGTAAGAACGCATGTTTTAATTGAAGATATGCCTGGCTTTTCTTATGATCATGAATATATTGTTCAAGTAAAACTGAATGCAGCAACTATTAAAGACATTACAGGAACAGATGTCACTTTAAAAGAACCGGCGAAAAACGATCTTTTAAATACAAATAATATGTCTAATAATGCTGGACCTAAATTACCGAAACCGGATTTTGACGACACAAAAACTGTTCAGAAAGCGACAACAGAAAACAAAGCAGAGAAGAATGCAAAAACAAGTGATACTTCTAGTATGGCATGGTATATTACATTATTTGTAGCTTCCTTCCTTTATTTAGCTTATCGTTTGAAACGTAAAAGAATAAGTTAA
- the isdC gene encoding heme uptake protein IsdC, with protein MKKIAVFVAFIVLFSFSFLSSGLTAQAAINDGTYSINYTVLQGDSGSASMANDYFDKPATVTINGGKFTVSLQVNHSKWITGLWVEGSAVSVTSSSTANDTRKVQFPVSTLSSPVKAKIKVDIDDDGLNYHHEYQIQLKFDESSAKSLAAAIKSSDDGATKEVTTNESKTEVANPKSSDSSQMFLYGIVFVAAGIGLVLLKRRASFK; from the coding sequence ATGAAGAAGATTGCAGTATTCGTTGCTTTTATAGTTTTGTTTAGTTTTTCTTTTCTTTCTAGTGGTTTGACGGCACAAGCAGCAATTAATGATGGGACTTATTCGATTAATTACACGGTGCTTCAAGGTGACAGTGGTTCTGCGTCAATGGCGAACGATTATTTTGATAAACCAGCAACCGTAACGATAAATGGAGGGAAATTTACTGTTAGCTTACAAGTGAACCATAGTAAGTGGATTACAGGCTTGTGGGTCGAAGGTAGTGCGGTTAGTGTAACTTCTAGTAGTACTGCAAATGATACTAGAAAAGTACAATTTCCAGTATCCACTTTAAGTAGTCCAGTTAAAGCAAAAATTAAGGTAGATATTGATGATGATGGACTGAATTATCACCATGAGTATCAAATTCAATTAAAGTTTGACGAGAGTTCAGCAAAATCACTTGCTGCAGCGATAAAATCATCTGATGATGGTGCAACAAAAGAAGTTACTACTAATGAATCAAAAACAGAAGTAGCAAACCCGAAATCAAGTGACTCTAGTCAAATGTTCTTATATGGCATTGTTTTTGTTGCAGCGGGAATAGGTTTAGTTTTACTAAAAAGACGAGCAAGTTTTAAATAA
- a CDS encoding DUF3116 family protein, with product MIFEDKKLLKEVLLFAKNEDTKINDMSLEVIDFGELRKYTKNEVLLTLYCLEENGYLSRNNKLTEKRYSLTLKGDLLFEQFSNNMEMKEE from the coding sequence ATGATATTTGAAGATAAAAAGTTGTTGAAAGAAGTGCTTCTTTTTGCGAAAAATGAAGATACAAAAATTAATGACATGTCACTAGAGGTTATTGATTTTGGAGAATTGAGAAAATACACGAAAAATGAGGTGTTACTTACACTTTATTGCCTAGAGGAGAATGGTTATTTATCTCGAAATAATAAGCTAACGGAGAAACGCTATTCGTTAACCTTAAAAGGGGATTTGTTGTTTGAACAGTTTTCTAATAATATGGAAATGAAAGAAGAATGA